ACCATGACATCCGTGAGCGCCATCCAAACATAGGACCAGGAGAATTCATCGGACCCAGTATAGGCCACGTCCCTCAGACGCCGTTGCTGCATGATCcgcttctcatcatccttAAGAAACCAGGCATCTTGTGACGATCGAGGAAGAGACGCCCAACAAAGCAGCCCAATGCCAACCGAGATGGAACCTTCGACGATGAAGAGCCACCTCCAGGCGGCGAGGCCAAGTCTGTCGCCCATGGTCTGAATGCCGTAGGCAATTAGACCTCCAAACGCCCCAGCTAGTGCCGTGGCGCCATAGATGAAAGCCACACGCTTCCCCTGGGACTCGTGAGGGTAGATTGTTGACAGGAGAAAAGTGATGGCAGGGATTACTCCAGCTTCGGTAAAGCCAAGGAGAAGCCGAACCACGATTGCTTGGGTATAGTTATGGATGAAGCCTGTGCCGATGACCACGGCGCTCCAGCAGACTATGGCGATGGCTAGGACCAAGTTGGCGCCGTATCGTTTGACCGCGAGCACCCATGGAAGTTCGAAGATTACATATGTGACATAGAAGATAGACGAAATGTTGGCAAACTCATTGCCCTTGAGTCCGATGTCTTGTTCAAAGCCGAAGATGCGAGCGTTGCCTGTAATATCAGATGTTAACTAGGTCATGAGAGCAGGATCGGGCTCTCGAACTGAGGTGTACCAATGTTTGTCCGGTCCAGGTATgcaaggatgatgatgatgacaaacTGTGGCATAACGAAGCAGTCGAACTTAGTGATGATGGCCCTCTCCTTGTCTGGGTCAATATAGATCGTGCTAGCCGCATTGAGGCCAGCCGTGGGCGCCTCTTCATGAGGAACAGTCTTGTCGTGTTTGGTCGTCTCGGAAGTCATTGTGAGTAAAAAAAGATGGCGTGAGAAGTGAAGAACAGTTCCAAAGCCATGGCGGGGAGAGCATTAATGAAGCGAAGGAAGGCCGGATTTACAGGGAGCCCCGGGTTCAACGTGTCGTCGTTTCCAGAGAGTTTGACCGAGGTTATGGTTATCTTGCCTGAAGCCTTGAAATGAAGATCCGGGGTGCAGCAGGCCCAAGAACTCCCCTGGCCTAGGGTGCTATTCGACCAAGAGTCCGTCTGTTTGTCTATCTGGGCTTATCAGTTGACGGCTGATATGATTGGTCTGGAGGTTCGTTGATCAGCGCAACTCGGCCCTTGGGCCGGGTCATCCTCTCGTTATCAGTAGCCAAGCGCCAAATACGCGTGTGCCGCTCTCTGCACTCAACTTGTGGTTAGCGCCCTCTTTCGACGATGAGGGGTTGGGTCCACCAAGCGATCAACAGCCTGCTTAGACCCAACAGAGCGTGTCAAAGGCGACATCGGGGCGTATGGGGCGTAAATCATGTTGCGAGAGTTTGAACATGGAGGTTCCTCCGTCTAGACGAATCGCGCTGCATGTTTTCATGTTCGGACTAAAGGGGCATTTAAGAAAAACCAAGATGTACCGCACCGACCGACCGGCCTTGACATGCGAAGCAAACACAGCTACAGCATTCCCACGACCAAATCTGTACCGACAACGGGACCCCTCCTCAAAATGACACTGAATTTTCGGGCTAACCGTGCTAAGTATGCATGCCAGTCGTGCCGGACCAAGAAGATTCGTTGTGACAGCATACATGAGATGCCATGCGCCAACTGCAGGGTATACATGGAAGAGTGCATAGTGCCGCCACGGAAGACAAAATTGTGAGGTGCTCTCGCTGGTCTTTGTGTTGATATTGACCATGGGCAGGAGAGATGCCGTGGTCCGGCATTGCAGGTCACGAAATGCCTCTTCGCCTTCGGGAACCGCCAGGAGAAAGAAGATCAGCTCCAAGAAACTCGACAAGACTGATTCGGGACGTCCCACGTTACCGACACAACCAAGAGCCTCGACGCCGGCCGAGCCAGAACAATCAGAGAAACCGAGCTCGCTGGACCTTGTGGTCGATTTCCAGGTCGACGACTGGGGGTTGATCCTCGGATCTTTGGACGAGaatgccatcgccgccatgaTGGGGTTTCAAGACCATCTGAGGCACCTATGGGCTGGACTTGGCTccaacgacgatgagctAACCCGGCCCCAGAAGGGAACGGCATCGTCATagcaacgagaagaagagccacGGCAGATGGGTAGGGGCTACCCGGCTGATTCATTCCAACTGACGCCCTGGGTCGACGCCCCGCTTCCGGGGATGACATGATGGGGTCTCTTCCAGCCGCCCGGGGCCAGGAGTTCGCTGGCCGAGATGGGAGCTGAACTGGGGGATCTGAAGAGGGGTGCCGGATGCCGCAGGAATCTCCCCTCAATCGACATGGAACAAGACACCAGAGAGTGTCTGAATGACGTAGGGAGCATCAGAAAACCATCCCATGTAGAGTCACCATGCAACCAATTCCCATTATAATTTGCTTCATGTGAAGTACCTTCAGATTCCAATTCAAGCTACCAATGAGCCATCCCTTTGAATGTGCTAGGGAACTGCCACATGTCTCTCTCGTAAGCAGCCCAGGGCTTGGTATTGTCCCTGTCCAGATGACAAACTGTCTTCCAGACCGTTGCTTGCCCTCTATAGTTAGGCAGCTCATAAGCTCGTGGTACCTGCGAatttaaaaaagaatttaCAAATGtgttaaaaaaaaaagcttagaggtttaattaaaaatcttatccatataagttaataaaaataactaatgtacttgataagcgagtgtctcagacaagcgagtgtctcaaaaatccctcaacctatattattcctacttgatcaattgattcataaccacccagcatgtcacagacgaattatgaggctagaatgcttcttgcccttcaggcccttcagaataacctaaggttaagtcTCCGACGCGCCGCATCGATATATATAGTCTCTTGGAAGACCCTAGGTCGCCGATAGAAGGGcattctttttatataagaaaccACTACGAAATCACGCAAGCTAttagatctagaggaatagatccttatttactttattcttgacttagattcgcgaggatttcccccctagctttatGGTATGAAAGAAATAGCTgattaattacttgccgaccgtGATGCGCTACCTATTGGCACGCGTTGGGCTTATAACTTCATTAAGCGACacctagagcttaagatatgttttttttagaaatataactattagagagctaaatgCAAAGACCTAATAATTATCCGCAACTAGTTTTAGCTCGTGGGGagcataatcgcgaagtatagcatctaattagataatttatataattttaataagattagctttcttatgggcataattataagcggaatagttattataggtttagaaaggcgtttaaagctaaaattaatatagcctagaaaccgggaatggattataattatctaggcgattaatgcggaaggctaggcgatctagctatttattattagcgcgggctaatattacctcgctaattagtactaagataGTAACCTCCTGGGCgattaggttattataataacttaaaatagctagattaataatgAGACTAgtctagagtggctaaaaTACTTTGACCGATATATAGCCAAGTGATTAAATAATTgctattatcttttaatccttaatgGCCATGAAAGTCACTACTCTATTAAATTcaagagatattataaggagaagaagattatctagctttatatactaccttatttatctcaTCTACTTTAGCCCCTTGACGTCAGGTGCTTTGGGCCGCTAAAGAAGGCctatggtcgagaaatagagcatctgatcagatgctctattacctacgtttcaaagaccaagttctttctggccttctacgcagcatacgaggccactatgacggaaagaaatatcagggGGGCTTTcaaaggagctagccttattcctcttgacctaGAAAGTGTagtctcaaagcttaatGTGTAGCTACGGACTCTaacgcctgccgaggaggaggctaaACCCTTtaccccttaggtcttaaggaccccaaagactatGCTTAAGGCCAGATCTCAGTTTAAATACCTCGAAAGACGAATTAGAAGGCATAAgagtagctccctagagttaattatagaggctataaagtctcttataaaggcAATAAAGGGAAATATATATGAGATTGTATTATTAAGGGCTGAGGTtaaagaccttcgagagGTAAATGAGAcactaagccggcgccggagggcaaaaaggactagattatagaaaagaggagtaatgataatagaggaaggaaggcaagtaattaattaaatagatattaatgcGTAGGTAGTGGCTGAATCGTCGCGATATGGTGGTTAAGGAAGAtcagcgcgaccgggggttcggcgtTATGGTGTCTACGGCCAGCCtggccataatgcaaggacctattaggtagtgATTAAGatatctggggaagagtatagtgagtagttttaattaattaaatagttaatGGTGGTTTTCTAATGATTTCTATTATAAGGGTTAAGATTTCTtgagacactcgcttatctgagacactcgcttattaagtacGTTATGCTAATAGCGCATAACGCTAGGtaagttattaaaaattaCTCTAGCAATAGTGCCTAGTTATTTTTGCGGGTACAGCAAGCTCCCTTACAGCTATTACGCACTACTCAGTGTCTGTGCTTTCATATGTGGCCCCCACTCAACAAACTCATCCGTTTTCAGTGGTGCAGGCGCCAAATACGCCGGCCTACAATGACCCCCCTCACTAAGTAACTAGGTGTCTCGAATGCATGATAGGCGGCACCGGCTCACGAGCTCGGCATCATCCGGTACTTCACGGCTATCAAGCAGTATTCAATGGCAGAGAAGCATGTGGGAGGAGGTTATTAGCCTCCCTCATCCGCAGCCAAAGGGCTAAACATCAAACGCGGCGTGCAGTACTTGTCATCCACGGTCCATTAAAATGCTCTGCCGAAGCACATCAAAGGTCCCGCTCAGGGCATTCGCTGGTGTTCGATCCGTCGTCGAAATCAATGTCGCCACATCGGTCAGGTCGACGAGACCTCCTTCGGCTCCTGCGGTCAGAGCCTTTTTGACTTCTGCAAGCTTCGTTGATGGTCGGACAGACCAGGGAGGCAAGGAAAATATCCCTAGCGCCGTCCTGCACCGAAGCCTCAAGGATGCGCCCCTGCAGGTGGTTTCAGGTGACGGCAAATACCTCACATTCTCCAATGGCCACAAGATCATGGACACGACCTGTGGTGCCGCTGTGGCATGCATTGGATACGGCAATAAGCGAGTTCAGAAAGCTATGACGGAGCAGATGGACAAGTTTGCGTATTGCAACTCGATGTTCTTTGGACATCCCGTTGGGGAGGCGCTGGCAGCCGAGCTCGTCAACGGAACAAACGGAGTCATGTCAAAGGCATACATTATGTGCTCTGGTTAGTAtcttgctcttctcaagTTATGCGAAACTGACCGTAGGCCTGTAGGGTCGGAGGCGATGGAGTCGGCCATGAAGATGGCACGCCAGTACTATGTGGAGCTCAGCCCGAAGCAGAACAAGCGAGTCAACTTCATCGCTCGCGAAGGCTCCTACCACAGCACTACATTGGGATCTCTTTCAATGAGCGGCCATGTTGCACGGCGAAGCCTCTTCCAGGACATGCTTTTGCCAAACGTTCATCGCGTATCCGCCTGCAACGCGTA
This genomic interval from Fusarium keratoplasticum isolate Fu6.1 chromosome 9, whole genome shotgun sequence contains the following:
- a CDS encoding MFS domain-containing protein, which produces MTSETTKHDKTVPHEEAPTAGLNAASTIYIDPDKERAIITKFDCFVMPQFVIIIILAYLDRTNIGNARIFGFEQDIGLKGNEFANISSIFYVTYVIFELPWVLAVKRYGANLVLAIAIVCWSAVVIGTGFIHNYTQAIVVRLLLGFTEAGVIPAITFLLSTIYPHESQGKRVAFIYGATALAGAFGGLIAYGIQTMGDRLGLAAWRWLFIVEGSISVGIGLLCWASLPRSSQDAWFLKDDEKRIMQQRRLRDVAYTGSDEFSWSYVWMALTDVMVWVAALSLFCAGIPLFGFGLFLPTIIKGLGFESLQVNYLTIPVYIVGCIILGTATYVSDRLRKRAVVAILPPVLVMIGYAVVLGTPAVAPGYFAMFLCSGVYTYNAILVAWVSNNIKPDHKRSAALPFFLSIANVSGVVASQVYPNFTAPRYIMGNAISLAMEFAAVCGIGLIYLILRSRNKIKAEQVTQGVTDNGEKGDKALDFEYML